From Micrococcus porci, one genomic window encodes:
- a CDS encoding four-helix bundle copper-binding protein has product MTHHVSAMLETYPKEVGNIDRQKLAECIQACFECAQTCTACADACLAEDMVADLRQCIRLNLDCAEVCAATGRVLSRQTGTNVETTRALLEACRAACKTCGDECESHAQMHEHCKVCAEACRRCEQACADLLVTLG; this is encoded by the coding sequence ATGACCCATCACGTGAGCGCCATGCTGGAGACCTACCCGAAGGAGGTGGGGAACATCGATCGGCAGAAACTGGCCGAATGCATCCAGGCCTGCTTCGAGTGCGCCCAGACGTGCACCGCCTGCGCGGACGCCTGCCTGGCCGAGGACATGGTCGCCGACCTGAGGCAGTGCATCCGGTTGAACCTGGACTGCGCCGAAGTTTGCGCCGCCACGGGCAGGGTGTTGTCCCGGCAGACCGGCACCAACGTCGAGACCACCCGCGCCCTGCTCGAGGCCTGCCGGGCCGCCTGCAAGACGTGCGGGGACGAATGCGAGAGCCACGCCCAGATGCACGAGCACTGCAAGGTGTGTGCCGAGGCCTGCCGCCGGTGTGAGCAGGCCTGCGCGGACCTGCTCGTCACCCTGGGTTGA
- a CDS encoding class I fructose-bisphosphate aldolase, translated as MDSEKYQRVRNGAGFVAALDQSGGSTPAALHLYGIDKDAYSGPEEMFDLVHQVRTRIITSPSFDGERVMGAILFENTMNRQVEGSPTGDYLWNSKGIVPFLKIDQGLAPEQQGAQLMKPIPHLDDLLSRAVEKHMFGTKMRSVIQLPGDGVGSVVEQQFGLARQILVTGLVPIIEPEVDIRSPRKAEVEDQLKAAILAQLDKLGDD; from the coding sequence ATGGACTCGGAGAAGTATCAGAGGGTCAGGAACGGTGCCGGATTCGTCGCGGCGCTGGACCAGAGCGGGGGCAGCACCCCGGCGGCCTTGCACCTCTACGGGATCGACAAGGATGCCTACTCCGGCCCAGAGGAGATGTTCGACCTGGTACACCAGGTGCGCACACGTATCATCACCAGCCCCAGCTTCGACGGTGAGCGCGTCATGGGGGCCATCCTGTTCGAGAACACAATGAACCGCCAGGTGGAGGGTTCCCCCACGGGCGACTACCTGTGGAACAGCAAAGGCATCGTGCCCTTCCTCAAAATCGACCAGGGCTTGGCCCCGGAACAGCAAGGCGCCCAGCTCATGAAACCCATCCCGCACCTGGATGACTTACTGTCTCGAGCCGTCGAAAAGCACATGTTCGGGACGAAGATGCGCTCGGTCATCCAGCTGCCCGGGGACGGGGTGGGCTCCGTCGTGGAGCAGCAGTTCGGGCTCGCCCGTCAGATCCTCGTTACCGGGCTGGTGCCCATCATCGAGCCCGAGGTGGATATCCGCAGCCCCCGCAAGGCCGAGGTGGAGGACCAGCTCAAGGCGGCAATCCTCGCCCAACTGGACAAGCTCGGAGACGACTAG